The window GTGATGCAGGTAGTGAGGCGGACAGGTGTCCACGGCGTCTATCTCCTCAGATTTAAGCAGCTCGTCCAGCTCCCTATATACCCGAGGCCTAGTGCCCTGGAACCCCTCTGCCCTTTCGGCAAAAGCCTGTGCTTTCCCTTCAACCACATCACATGTGGCTACGATCTCGAACTCCTCTATCCCCATGCGGTACAGGGCGGCGTAGCCGTTGAGATGGGCTCCGGCCATACCGCCACAGCCCACGATGGCTATTTTGACCTTATCCATATCAGCTCCCCTTTAATATCCCAATTCTCTCAGATACTCCCTGTTGATCCTGGCCGTCTCCGCGGGAGAGTGATGGGTGGCCCTATCCTGTTCGACCGATATCCACCCGTCATATCCGACCCTCTCAAGCCCTTCGAGGATGGCCTTTACGTCCAGGCCCATATTGCCTTTTCCGAGCTCCTCGAATCTGCCCTCATCCCACCATTTGCTCTTATGGTTATCCCACCTTTCGGGATCCTCGGCATAGAAGTCCTTGAGGTGGACGTGGGCGATTCTATCGCCCAGTTTCTCCACGGCTTCCATGGGATCGGACCTCCCGGCGAGCAGGTGTCCCGTGTCCAACAGAAGGTAGAGCCCCGGAGCGGCGTTCAGGAGCTTAACGGCGTCCTCGACGGTCTCTATCATCGTCCCTCGATGGGCGTGATGGAAGGGTTTGATGTGATATTCCCGGGCGTATTCTATGATC is drawn from Candidatus Poribacteria bacterium and contains these coding sequences:
- a CDS encoding TIM barrel protein, which translates into the protein MAGKFRIACHLIVWGGEGRENPEKVFREVAEAGYDGVEGVGASSLEELLEMAKLAARYGLHIVNAGGPDPRTKIDYNVLLGNSAAEVPACRRAQFGGINPTDEDFKRAADSLREIIEYAREYHIKPFHHAHRGTMIETVEDAVKLLNAAPGLYLLLDTGHLLAGRSDPMEAVEKLGDRIAHVHLKDFYAEDPERWDNHKSKWWDEGRFEELGKGNMGLDVKAILEGLERVGYDGWISVEQDRATHHSPAETARINREYLRELGY